A single window of Streptomyces xanthii DNA harbors:
- a CDS encoding vWA domain-containing protein, which produces MSTVPTVADRVTDLVRALRTHGVRIGTGESVDAARAVAELGLDNREHLREGLASALLHDQGQRAVFDPVFELYFPRGIGAPGRPGDGFDRDELRERLAEALAANDRAALAGLAAEAVDGLGGYGSTPGSDGYSAHQTLDRLRPQTLLARVMAGSGSAASGAFTDRIAADEVRARIEDFRELVRAEARRRVAERRGTDEIARRMAVRTADRADFLYAGKAQLAELRRAVHPLARKLATRLAARRRRAARGHIDLRRTLRGSLSTGGVPMRPVLRRRRPARPELVLLCDVSGSVAGFANFTMLLVQALHDQFSKVRVFAFVNRIDEVTGLLEHGTADPDGLGARITAEAAITGWHGSSDYGTALGEFVERYEAAVGPRTTVFVLGDARNNQQNPNVPSLRRIARTARRTYWLNPEPTSLWDTGDSAAGVYGDVVPMYECRNARQLSALVGRLLPV; this is translated from the coding sequence GTGAGCACCGTCCCGACGGTCGCGGACCGGGTGACCGATCTCGTACGGGCGCTGCGCACGCACGGCGTCCGGATCGGCACGGGCGAGAGCGTGGACGCGGCGCGGGCCGTCGCCGAGCTGGGCCTCGACAACCGGGAGCATCTGCGCGAGGGCCTCGCCTCGGCACTGCTGCACGACCAGGGCCAGCGGGCCGTGTTCGACCCGGTCTTCGAGCTGTACTTCCCGCGCGGGATCGGCGCCCCCGGCCGGCCGGGCGACGGCTTCGACCGGGACGAGCTGCGCGAGCGGCTCGCCGAGGCGCTCGCGGCGAACGACCGGGCGGCGCTCGCCGGTCTCGCGGCGGAGGCCGTGGACGGGCTCGGCGGTTACGGCTCGACGCCGGGCTCGGACGGCTACTCGGCGCACCAGACCCTGGACCGGCTGCGCCCGCAGACCCTGCTGGCCCGCGTCATGGCGGGCTCCGGGTCGGCCGCCTCCGGCGCGTTCACCGACCGGATCGCGGCCGACGAGGTCCGGGCCCGCATCGAGGACTTCCGCGAGCTGGTGCGGGCGGAGGCCCGCCGCCGGGTCGCCGAGCGGCGCGGCACGGACGAGATCGCGCGCCGCATGGCGGTGCGGACGGCGGACCGGGCCGACTTCCTGTACGCGGGCAAGGCGCAGCTCGCGGAGCTGCGCCGGGCGGTGCACCCGCTGGCCCGCAAGCTGGCGACCCGGCTCGCGGCGCGCCGGCGGCGGGCGGCCCGCGGCCACATCGACCTGCGCCGCACGCTGCGCGGCTCGCTGTCGACGGGCGGCGTGCCGATGCGCCCGGTGCTGCGCAGACGCCGCCCGGCCCGCCCCGAACTGGTGCTGCTGTGCGACGTGTCGGGCTCGGTCGCGGGCTTCGCGAACTTCACGATGCTGCTCGTCCAGGCCCTGCACGATCAGTTCAGCAAGGTCCGCGTCTTCGCGTTCGTCAACCGGATCGACGAGGTCACCGGGCTCCTGGAGCACGGCACGGCGGACCCGGACGGCCTGGGCGCCCGCATCACGGCGGAGGCGGCGATCACGGGCTGGCACGGCAGCAGCGACTACGGCACGGCTCTCGGCGAGTTCGTCGAGCGCTACGAGGCGGCGGTGGGGCCGCGCACGACGGTCTTCGTCCTCGGCGACGCCCGGAACAACCAGCAGAACCCGAACGTGCCGTCCCTGCGCCGCATCGCCCGCACGGCCCGCCGCACCTACTGGCTGAATCCGGAGCCGACGTCGCTCTGGGACACGGGAGACTCCGCGGCGGGCGTGTACGGGGACGTGGTGCCGATGTACGAGTGCCGCAACGCCCGGCAGTTGAGCGCGCTGGTGGGGCGGCTGCTGCCGGTGTGA
- a CDS encoding AAA family ATPase gives MFASVDDVTARLAETGYLASPAVATTVFLAARLGKPLLVEGPAGVGKTELAKAVAAITDARLVRLQCYEGVDESRALYEWNHAKQLLRITAGRDETWDRTRSDIFSEEYLLTRPLLTSIRGTDPKVLLVDEMDKADVEVEGLLLEVLSDFQVTVPELGTITAERRPFVVLTSNASRELSEALRRRCLFLHIDFPDAELERRIVALKVPGLDAVLAESLVRVVGALRAMDLRKAPSVAETVDWARTLLALGADRLDEEVVRQSLGVVLKHQEDVRTAAAKLDLDAV, from the coding sequence TTGTTCGCGTCCGTGGACGATGTCACCGCGCGCCTGGCCGAGACCGGCTATCTCGCCTCGCCCGCGGTGGCCACCACCGTCTTCCTCGCCGCCCGGCTCGGCAAGCCGCTGCTCGTCGAGGGCCCGGCGGGAGTCGGCAAGACCGAGCTGGCGAAGGCCGTCGCGGCGATCACCGACGCCCGGCTCGTCCGGCTCCAGTGCTACGAGGGCGTCGACGAGTCCCGCGCGCTGTACGAGTGGAACCACGCGAAGCAGTTGCTGCGGATCACGGCGGGCCGTGACGAGACGTGGGACCGGACGCGTTCGGACATCTTCAGCGAGGAGTACCTGCTGACGCGGCCGCTGCTGACCTCGATCCGGGGCACGGACCCGAAGGTGCTGCTCGTCGACGAGATGGACAAGGCCGACGTCGAGGTGGAGGGCCTGCTCCTGGAGGTGCTCAGCGACTTCCAGGTGACGGTGCCGGAGCTGGGCACGATCACCGCGGAGCGCCGCCCGTTCGTGGTGCTGACCTCGAACGCGTCCCGGGAGCTGTCGGAGGCGCTGCGCCGCCGCTGTCTGTTCCTGCACATCGACTTCCCCGACGCCGAACTGGAGCGCCGGATCGTCGCGCTGAAGGTGCCCGGACTGGACGCGGTCCTGGCCGAGTCCCTGGTCCGGGTCGTGGGCGCGCTGCGGGCGATGGACCTGCGCAAGGCGCCGTCGGTCGCGGAGACGGTCGACTGGGCGCGCACGCTCCTCGCGCTCGGCGCGGACCGGCTCGACGAGGAGGTCGTGCGCCAGTCGCTCGGCGTCGTCCTCAAGCACCAGGAGGACGTGCGCACGGCCGCCGCCAAGCTCGACCTGGACGCCGTGTGA
- a CDS encoding Ppx/GppA phosphatase family protein, producing the protein MRISVVDVGSNTVRLAIADAADGAPLPVHTAKRRLRLSDRVDDDRRLGPETVSEIVEAVAAARDEARRWGSDEPFAFATAIVRDAPNRDEVLRAVHEGAGLRLRVLPGEVEAELTFLAARRWLGWRAGPLGVLDIGGGSLEVAFGRGREPSFAVSLPLGARRLTREHLSQDEDPPTEESLKALRRHVRHQLRDVAARIRWEGPLTMAATSRTFTQLARLCGAAPGRHGPFTERRLSRRALRTAISELAVLPAADRAALPGISAPRAAQSLAGALVGHTAMKLMDVRELTLCPWAIREGILLRRIEGDTAWWNGLTDPVLPHMRDPLPQEGLRFAVRG; encoded by the coding sequence ATGCGGATCAGTGTGGTGGATGTCGGGTCGAACACGGTGCGTCTCGCGATCGCGGACGCGGCCGACGGGGCGCCGCTGCCGGTGCACACGGCGAAGCGCCGGCTGCGGCTCTCCGACCGGGTCGACGACGACCGGCGGCTCGGCCCCGAGACGGTGTCGGAGATCGTCGAGGCGGTCGCCGCGGCGCGGGACGAGGCCCGGCGCTGGGGCAGCGACGAGCCGTTCGCGTTCGCCACGGCGATCGTCCGGGACGCGCCGAACCGGGACGAGGTGCTGCGGGCCGTGCACGAGGGCGCGGGGCTGCGGCTGCGGGTGCTGCCCGGCGAGGTGGAGGCGGAACTGACGTTCCTCGCGGCGCGCCGCTGGCTGGGCTGGCGGGCCGGACCGCTCGGCGTGCTCGACATCGGCGGCGGCTCGCTGGAGGTCGCGTTCGGGCGGGGCCGCGAGCCGAGCTTCGCGGTGTCGCTGCCGCTGGGGGCGCGCCGGCTGACGCGCGAGCACCTGTCGCAGGACGAGGACCCGCCGACGGAGGAGTCGCTCAAGGCGCTGCGCCGTCACGTCCGGCATCAACTCCGGGACGTGGCCGCGCGGATCCGCTGGGAGGGCCCGCTGACGATGGCGGCGACCTCGCGTACGTTCACGCAGCTGGCGCGGCTGTGCGGGGCGGCCCCGGGCCGCCACGGACCGTTCACGGAACGCCGTCTGAGCCGCCGGGCGCTGCGCACCGCGATCTCCGAACTCGCGGTGCTCCCCGCCGCCGACCGCGCCGCGCTCCCCGGCATCTCGGCGCCCCGCGCGGCCCAGTCCCTGGCAGGCGCGCTGGTCGGCCACACGGCGATGAAGCTCATGGACGTCCGTGAACTGACCCTGTGCCCCTGGGCGATCCGCGAGGGCATCCTGCTGCGCCGCATAGAGGGCGACACGGCCTGGTGGAACGGCCTGACGGACCCGGTCCTGCCCCACATGAGGGACCCGCTCCCGCAGGAGGGGCTGCGGTTCGCCGTGCGGGGGTGA
- a CDS encoding acetyl-CoA carboxylase family protein, whose product MGSAAVLVANRGEIAVRVLRAAAELGMRTVAVHEPGDEAHVRAADEKAALAAGGCLDAAALVDAARRTGCGYLHPGYGFLSESSELARRCAEAGIVFVGPSPEVLDLFGDKARARALAVEAEVPVLPGTLGATSLDEAREFLAGGPVMVKALGGGGGRGMRVVRTPSELGAAWERCASEARQAFGRAELYVERLWEGARHIEVQIVADGSGAVAHLWDRDCSAQRRHQKLVEIAPAPGLDAAVRDRLLDSALRLARAAGYEGVGTVEFLVRGEEFVFMEANPRLQVEHTVTEEVTGVDLVAAQLRIAAGERLADLGLAGAPPAPRGFAVQVRVNAETTAADGAVRPSAGRITRFDLPTGPGVRVDTAVRTGTEIGTRFDSLLAKVVAHAPGGGPDAACGRALRALDEFVVEGVSTGVPLLRALLGHPGFTAGGVDTGFVERHLAELAPPEASRPDTDAGTLVAPMSGTVVAVEAEPGRAVAAGAVLVVLEAMKMEHVVRAEQAGVVRELRSAVGETVAEGAELVLLDPGEAGPAEREDAGPVDLDAVRPDLAEVVARHSFGLDENRPGAVAKRHAAGRRTARENLEDLCDPGTFTEFGALAVAAQRRRRPLEELIRDTPADGMVTGTGRVNGAPVVAMSYDYTVLAGTQGMNNHAKTDRMLEVAERRGLPVVLFAEGGGGRPGDTDSTAVAGLNVTTFHHMARLSGRVPLVGIASGRCFAGNAALLGSCDVVIATPEANIGMGGPAMIEGGGLGVHRPEDIGPLSVQVPNGVVDLPVADEAEAVRVARAYLSYFQGVQGGWEAADQRLLRHVVPENRRRAYDVRAAVEGLADAGSVLELRRGFGVGVVTALIRVEGRPMGLLANNPGHLGGALDRDAADKAARFLRLCESFGLPVLSLCDTPGFMVGPDAERTATVRQFADLFVAGARLTVPLVCLVLRKAYGLGAMAMMGGSTRAPLATAAWPSSEFGGMGLEGAVRLGYRRELAAIADPAERERAFQERVAELYEHGKAVNAAAALEIDGVIDPAASRAWLLSALDAPAAARH is encoded by the coding sequence ATGGGGTCTGCCGCCGTCCTCGTCGCCAATCGCGGGGAGATCGCCGTACGGGTGCTGCGCGCGGCCGCCGAACTGGGGATGCGCACGGTCGCCGTGCACGAGCCGGGTGACGAGGCGCATGTGCGGGCCGCCGACGAGAAGGCGGCGCTCGCGGCCGGGGGCTGTCTCGACGCGGCCGCGCTGGTGGACGCCGCGCGGCGCACGGGCTGCGGGTATCTGCATCCGGGGTACGGGTTCCTGAGCGAGTCGTCCGAGCTGGCCCGGCGCTGCGCCGAGGCCGGGATCGTCTTCGTCGGCCCCTCCCCCGAGGTCCTCGACCTGTTCGGCGACAAGGCCCGGGCACGGGCCCTCGCCGTCGAGGCGGAGGTGCCGGTGCTGCCGGGCACGCTCGGCGCGACCTCGCTCGACGAGGCGCGGGAGTTCCTCGCGGGCGGGCCGGTGATGGTGAAGGCGCTCGGCGGGGGCGGCGGGCGCGGGATGCGCGTCGTGCGCACGCCGTCGGAGCTCGGCGCGGCGTGGGAGCGGTGCGCGTCGGAGGCACGGCAGGCCTTCGGGCGGGCCGAGTTGTACGTGGAGCGGCTGTGGGAGGGCGCCCGGCACATCGAGGTGCAGATCGTCGCGGACGGCTCCGGTGCGGTGGCGCACCTGTGGGACCGGGACTGCAGCGCGCAGCGGCGGCACCAGAAGCTGGTGGAGATCGCGCCCGCGCCCGGACTGGACGCGGCGGTGCGGGACCGGCTGCTCGACAGCGCGCTGCGGCTCGCCCGCGCGGCCGGCTACGAGGGCGTGGGCACGGTCGAATTCCTGGTGCGGGGCGAGGAGTTCGTGTTCATGGAGGCCAATCCGCGCCTTCAGGTGGAGCACACGGTGACCGAGGAGGTGACCGGCGTCGACCTCGTCGCGGCGCAGCTGCGGATCGCGGCGGGCGAGCGGCTCGCCGACCTGGGACTGGCCGGTGCCCCGCCCGCGCCGCGCGGGTTCGCGGTGCAGGTCCGGGTCAACGCGGAGACCACGGCGGCGGACGGCGCGGTGCGTCCCTCCGCCGGGCGGATCACCCGCTTCGATCTGCCGACGGGGCCCGGGGTGCGGGTGGACACGGCGGTGCGCACCGGTACGGAGATCGGCACGCGCTTCGACTCGCTGCTCGCCAAGGTCGTGGCGCACGCGCCGGGCGGCGGTCCGGACGCGGCGTGCGGGCGGGCCCTGCGGGCGCTGGACGAGTTCGTGGTGGAGGGCGTCTCGACGGGGGTGCCGCTGCTGCGCGCGCTGCTCGGCCATCCCGGTTTCACGGCGGGCGGCGTCGACACGGGCTTCGTCGAGCGGCACCTCGCCGAGCTGGCGCCGCCCGAGGCGTCCCGGCCGGACACGGACGCGGGCACGCTCGTCGCGCCGATGAGCGGCACGGTCGTCGCGGTGGAGGCGGAGCCCGGCCGGGCGGTCGCGGCGGGCGCGGTGCTCGTCGTCCTGGAGGCCATGAAGATGGAGCACGTGGTGCGCGCCGAACAGGCCGGTGTCGTCAGGGAATTGCGGTCGGCGGTCGGGGAGACGGTCGCCGAGGGCGCGGAGCTGGTGCTGCTGGATCCGGGCGAGGCGGGGCCCGCGGAGCGGGAGGACGCCGGGCCGGTGGACCTCGACGCGGTGCGGCCCGATCTGGCGGAGGTCGTGGCGCGGCACTCGTTCGGGCTGGACGAGAACCGGCCGGGGGCGGTCGCCAAGCGGCACGCGGCGGGCCGGCGGACGGCGCGCGAGAACCTGGAGGACCTCTGCGACCCGGGCACGTTCACCGAGTTCGGCGCGCTGGCGGTCGCGGCGCAGCGCCGCCGGCGCCCGCTGGAGGAGCTGATCCGGGACACGCCCGCCGACGGGATGGTCACCGGCACGGGCCGGGTCAACGGCGCGCCGGTCGTCGCCATGTCGTACGACTACACGGTGCTCGCCGGGACGCAGGGCATGAACAACCACGCCAAGACGGACCGGATGCTGGAGGTCGCGGAGCGGCGCGGGCTGCCGGTCGTGCTGTTCGCGGAGGGCGGGGGCGGCCGGCCCGGGGACACGGACTCGACTGCGGTCGCCGGGCTGAACGTGACGACGTTCCATCACATGGCGCGGCTCAGCGGCCGGGTGCCGCTGGTCGGCATCGCGTCCGGCCGCTGCTTCGCGGGGAACGCGGCGCTGCTCGGTTCCTGCGACGTCGTGATCGCGACGCCGGAGGCGAACATCGGGATGGGCGGTCCGGCGATGATCGAGGGCGGCGGGCTGGGCGTGCACCGGCCGGAGGACATCGGGCCGCTGTCGGTGCAGGTGCCGAACGGGGTGGTCGACCTGCCGGTCGCCGACGAGGCGGAGGCGGTGCGGGTGGCCCGCGCCTACCTGTCGTACTTCCAGGGGGTGCAAGGGGGTTGGGAGGCTGCGGACCAGCGGCTGCTGCGGCATGTGGTGCCGGAGAACCGGCGGCGGGCCTACGACGTGCGGGCCGCGGTCGAGGGGCTGGCCGATGCCGGCTCGGTGCTCGAACTGCGGCGCGGGTTCGGGGTCGGTGTGGTGACGGCGCTGATCCGGGTCGAGGGCCGGCCGATGGGGCTGCTCGCGAACAACCCCGGGCATCTGGGCGGTGCGCTGGACCGGGACGCGGCCGACAAGGCGGCGCGCTTCCTGCGGCTGTGCGAGTCGTTCGGGCTGCCGGTGCTCTCGCTGTGCGACACCCCGGGCTTCATGGTCGGCCCGGACGCCGAACGCACGGCGACGGTACGGCAGTTCGCGGATCTGTTCGTGGCCGGGGCGCGGCTCACGGTTCCGCTCGTGTGCCTGGTGCTGCGCAAGGCGTACGGGCTCGGGGCGATGGCCATGATGGGCGGCTCGACGCGGGCGCCGCTCGCCACGGCGGCCTGGCCGAGCAGTGAGTTCGGCGGGATGGGGCTCGAGGGCGCGGTGCGGCTCGGCTACCGCAGGGAGCTCGCCGCGATCGCCGACCCGGCCGAGCGCGAGCGGGCCTTCCAGGAGCGGGTCGCCGAACTGTACGAGCACGGCAAGGCGGTCAACGCGGCGGCCGCGCTGGAGATCGACGGGGTGATCGACCCGGCCGCGTCCCGCGCCTGGTTGCTGTCCGCGCTGGACGCGCCGGCGGCGGCGCGGCATTGA
- a CDS encoding TetR/AcrR family transcriptional regulator: MARRQQTQQEWATRTARDRTDAPARGRLLDAAETVFARLGHGPATIAHITAEAEVSRAGFYVYFASKDEVFRVLAARVRDAFLAAQDVPGVDTDDVPAVAAASTAAFVTAYAHHLPLLSLIEQQARTDAEVRALWEEIRERPVRRAARYVRRVAAEGLAHPVVDPLTLSRAVGGMSVEFARLVAERPDTRDAAVRDVTAMYLHLLGIGAAAQQ; this comes from the coding sequence GTGGCACGCAGACAGCAGACGCAGCAGGAATGGGCGACGCGCACGGCCCGCGACCGCACGGACGCACCGGCCCGCGGCCGGCTCCTCGACGCCGCCGAGACCGTCTTCGCGCGCCTCGGACACGGTCCGGCGACCATCGCCCACATCACCGCCGAGGCCGAGGTCTCCCGGGCCGGCTTCTACGTGTACTTCGCCTCCAAGGACGAGGTGTTCCGGGTGCTCGCGGCGCGGGTGCGGGACGCGTTCCTCGCCGCGCAGGACGTGCCGGGCGTCGACACCGACGACGTACCGGCCGTCGCCGCGGCCTCCACCGCGGCCTTCGTCACCGCCTACGCCCACCACCTGCCGCTCCTCTCCCTGATCGAGCAGCAGGCGCGCACCGACGCCGAGGTGCGGGCGCTGTGGGAGGAGATCCGCGAGCGTCCCGTGCGCCGCGCCGCGCGCTACGTGCGCCGCGTCGCCGCCGAGGGCCTCGCCCACCCCGTCGTCGACCCGCTCACGCTGTCCCGCGCGGTCGGCGGCATGAGCGTGGAGTTCGCCCGGCTCGTCGCCGAGCGGCCGGACACCCGCGACGCGGCGGTCCGCGACGTGACCGCCATGTACCTGCACCTCCTCGGTATCGGAGCAGCAGCGCAGCAGTAG
- a CDS encoding AMP-binding protein: protein MTTGTHVEAYLTDLRARQAKSRAGRQPARTVHPAGELTVPAHIARWAALHPDRPALVTDDGTLDYRALDDLCARVAGRLHDEGVRPGDRVGVFLPNGARFVVTMLAVLRLGAVHVPVNPMFRAAELRHELTDAAPEVVVTHDPLLPVLDEVRADTPVRTVLADADWPAATAHDRHEPIADDLDALAALNYTGGTTGMPKGCEHTQRHMVYTATAIENGRAADPAARTERIVSLCYLPVFWIAGENLGILAPLVSGGTSVLLTRWNAGAVLRAIGEHGVTTLAGTVENYLELLDRFELSRHDLSTLTAPLTVSFIRKLTPDIRARWKAAVGEHSVLREASYGMTETHTSDTNTLGFQDGDHDLVSDPVFCGLPVPGTDFMVVDFVTGDPLPLGERGEIVVRGPSVLTRYWRAPAATASALRDGWLHTGDIGALDEDGCLHYLGRNKDMIKVKGMSVFPTEVETLLGQHPEVLAAAVVAVPDPDSGERPHAFVRVAEGSALTGEALRAWAATTMAGYKIPQVVEVVPELPLTPTGKIRKTELTARATRTRPAP, encoded by the coding sequence TTGACCACCGGCACACACGTCGAGGCGTACCTGACCGACCTGCGGGCACGGCAGGCGAAGTCCCGCGCGGGCCGCCAGCCCGCCCGCACCGTCCATCCCGCGGGCGAACTCACCGTCCCCGCCCACATAGCCCGCTGGGCCGCGCTCCACCCCGATCGCCCCGCCCTGGTCACCGACGACGGCACGCTCGACTACCGCGCGCTCGACGACCTCTGCGCCCGCGTGGCCGGCCGGCTGCACGACGAGGGCGTACGGCCCGGCGACCGCGTCGGCGTCTTCCTGCCCAACGGCGCGCGCTTCGTCGTCACCATGCTCGCCGTGCTGCGCCTCGGCGCCGTGCACGTGCCCGTCAACCCGATGTTCCGCGCGGCCGAACTGCGGCACGAACTGACCGACGCCGCCCCCGAGGTCGTCGTCACCCACGACCCGCTGCTGCCCGTCCTCGACGAGGTGCGCGCCGACACCCCCGTCCGCACCGTCCTCGCCGACGCCGACTGGCCCGCCGCGACCGCGCACGACCGCCACGAGCCGATCGCCGACGACCTCGACGCGCTCGCCGCCCTCAACTACACCGGCGGCACCACCGGCATGCCCAAGGGCTGTGAACACACCCAGCGGCACATGGTCTACACGGCCACCGCCATCGAGAACGGCCGCGCCGCGGACCCCGCCGCCCGCACCGAGCGCATCGTCTCGCTCTGCTACCTCCCCGTCTTCTGGATCGCCGGCGAGAACCTCGGCATCCTCGCCCCGCTCGTCTCCGGCGGCACCAGCGTGCTCCTGACCCGCTGGAACGCGGGCGCCGTGCTGCGCGCCATCGGCGAGCACGGCGTCACCACGCTCGCCGGGACGGTCGAGAACTACCTCGAACTCCTCGACCGTTTCGAGCTGTCCCGCCACGACCTGTCCACGCTGACCGCGCCGCTCACCGTGTCCTTCATCCGCAAGCTCACCCCCGACATCCGGGCCCGCTGGAAGGCGGCCGTCGGCGAGCACAGCGTCCTGCGCGAGGCCTCGTACGGGATGACCGAGACGCACACCAGCGACACCAACACCCTCGGCTTCCAGGACGGCGACCACGACCTGGTCAGCGACCCCGTCTTCTGCGGACTGCCGGTGCCCGGCACCGACTTCATGGTCGTCGACTTCGTCACCGGCGACCCGCTGCCCCTCGGCGAGCGCGGCGAGATCGTCGTCCGCGGCCCCTCCGTCCTCACCCGCTACTGGCGCGCGCCCGCCGCCACCGCGAGCGCCCTGCGCGACGGCTGGCTGCACACCGGCGACATCGGCGCCCTCGACGAGGACGGCTGCCTGCACTACCTGGGCCGCAACAAGGACATGATCAAGGTCAAGGGCATGAGCGTCTTCCCGACCGAGGTCGAGACGCTGCTCGGACAGCACCCCGAGGTGCTCGCCGCCGCGGTCGTCGCCGTGCCCGACCCCGACAGCGGCGAGCGCCCGCACGCCTTCGTACGGGTCGCCGAGGGCTCCGCGCTGACCGGCGAGGCCCTGCGCGCGTGGGCCGCCACGACCATGGCCGGCTACAAGATCCCGCAAGTCGTCGAGGTCGTCCCCGAACTGCCGCTCACCCCGACCGGGAAGATCAGGAAGACGGAGCTGACCGCTCGAGCCACTCGCACGCGGCCCGCGCCGTGA
- a CDS encoding HAD family hydrolase: MSDHLPAYRLGTTAVVFDLDGTLVDSEPNYFRAALGTLARYGVTDFTWADHEKYVGISTLETIGIWKRRYGIAAPADELLDDMNARYLELARAETHVFPQMRLFLEHLHAEGVPMIVASGSSPEAIEAILAGTGLTGQLSRYVSADEVEHGKPAPDVFLEAARRLGVAPRHCVVLEDAAPGAAAAHAAGMRCIAVPYVAAQAGDPAFTTVDLLFKGGQEEFTARAACEWLERSAPSS; this comes from the coding sequence ATGAGCGACCATCTGCCCGCGTACCGGCTCGGCACGACGGCCGTCGTCTTCGATCTGGACGGCACCCTCGTGGACAGCGAGCCCAACTACTTCCGGGCGGCGCTCGGCACGCTCGCCCGGTACGGCGTCACGGACTTCACGTGGGCCGACCACGAGAAGTACGTCGGCATCTCCACGCTGGAGACCATCGGGATCTGGAAGCGCCGGTACGGCATCGCGGCGCCCGCGGACGAGCTGCTCGACGACATGAACGCCCGCTATCTGGAGCTGGCCCGCGCCGAGACGCACGTGTTCCCGCAGATGCGGCTGTTCCTGGAGCACCTGCACGCGGAGGGCGTCCCGATGATCGTCGCCTCGGGTTCGTCCCCGGAGGCCATCGAGGCGATCCTCGCGGGGACGGGGCTGACCGGGCAGCTGTCGCGGTACGTCTCGGCGGACGAGGTCGAGCACGGCAAGCCGGCCCCCGACGTGTTCCTGGAGGCGGCCCGCCGGCTCGGGGTGGCGCCGCGGCACTGCGTGGTCCTGGAGGACGCGGCACCGGGGGCCGCGGCGGCGCACGCGGCGGGCATGCGCTGCATCGCCGTACCGTACGTCGCCGCGCAGGCCGGCGACCCCGCGTTCACCACCGTGGACCTGCTCTTCAAGGGCGGTCAGGAGGAGTTCACGGCGCGGGCCGCGTGCGAGTGGCTCGAGCGGTCAGCTCCGTCTTCCTGA
- a CDS encoding Lrp/AsnC family transcriptional regulator — MAVDQLDTRILRLLLEQPRTSVREYARILGVARGTLQARLDRLERDGVITGTAPTLSPAALGHPVLAFVHIEVTQGHLADVGDDLAGVPEIIEAYSITGGGDLLARVAARDAGHLEDIVQQLNRLPGVVRTRTEVALRERVPHRVLPLVEAIGRAAAERR, encoded by the coding sequence ATGGCCGTGGATCAGCTCGACACCCGGATTCTGCGGCTGCTCCTGGAGCAGCCGCGTACGAGTGTGCGCGAGTACGCGCGGATCCTCGGGGTCGCCCGGGGCACGCTCCAGGCCCGGCTGGACCGTCTGGAGCGGGACGGCGTGATCACCGGCACGGCGCCCACCCTCTCCCCCGCCGCGCTCGGGCACCCGGTGCTGGCCTTCGTGCACATCGAGGTCACCCAGGGGCACCTCGCCGACGTGGGCGACGACCTGGCGGGCGTTCCGGAGATCATCGAGGCGTACTCGATCACCGGCGGCGGCGACCTCCTCGCCCGGGTCGCGGCGCGCGACGCGGGGCACCTGGAGGACATCGTGCAGCAGCTCAACCGGCTGCCCGGGGTCGTCCGCACCCGCACCGAGGTGGCGCTGCGCGAGCGGGTCCCGCACCGGGTGCTGCCGCTGGTCGAGGCGATCGGGCGCGCGGCAGCCGAGCGCAGGTGA